From a single Erpetoichthys calabaricus chromosome 1, fErpCal1.3, whole genome shotgun sequence genomic region:
- the ccdc85b gene encoding coiled-coil domain-containing protein 85B — MGSDSEIFNRELSKMSDEDLLACTKEDLVMRLRKEESDKIAALIQRGRLIKEVNKQLQEHLLEIRELKLVNQRLQEENQELRDLCCFLDDDRLKVKKLSREWQLFGHHAAKVMREDLGGYIKKLSELERLQEGLVKENLDLKELCLVLEEECVSRTDSSPAGSSELNLPCMARDLGDGSSSTGSVGSPDQLHLVCSPDD; from the coding sequence ATGGGGAGCGACAGTGAGATTTTCAATAGAGAACTATCGAAGATGTCCGATGAGGATCTTTTGGCCTGCACCAAGGAAGATCTGGTCATGCGCTTGAGGAAGGAGGAATCAGACAAAATAGCGGCCCTCATCCAAAGAGGCCGATTGATCAAGGAGGTTAACAAGCAGCTACAGGAGCACCTGCTGGAAATCCGAGAGCTCAAACTGGTCAACCAGCGGCTACAAGAGGAGAATCAGGAGCTTCGGGACCTCTGCTGCTTCCTTGACGATGATCGACTCAAAGTGAAAAAGCTATCTAGGGAGTGGCAATTGTTCGGACACCACGCTGCCAAGGTGATGCGGGAGGATCTCGGAGGCTACATTAAGAAGCTCTCCGAGCTAGAACGCCTACAGGAAGGCTTAGTAAAGGAGAACCTCGATCTTAAGGAGCTGTGCCTGGTGCTCGAGGAGGAGTGCGTGAGCAGGACGGACAGCAGCCCCGCAGGCTCGTCTGAACTGAACCTGCCCTGTATGGCTCGGGACCTTGGGGATGGCAGTTCTAGCACTGGCAGCGTGGGAAGCCCCGACCAACTCCACCTGGTATGCTCTCCGGACGACTAA